The DNA region AGGAGACAATCAGCCCATGGGTATACCTGTATCTTATGGCGGTCCTCATGTGGGATTTTTTGCAACCACCAACAAATTGATTCGGAAAATGCCTGGGCGTATCGTCGGTCAAACTGTCGATGATGAGGGAAATCGTGGGTTTGTTCTTACCTTGCAAGCTCGGGAGCAACATATTCGTCGTGAAAAGGCAACATCCAATATTTGTTCGAATCAAGCACTCATGGCTTTAGCCTCAGCTGTGTATATGAATGCTATGGGTAAACAAGGGATTCAAGAAGTAGCAAAACAGAACCTGCAAAAAGCCCATTATGCTTATCAAGTCTTAACATCTGTGAAAGGAATCGAACCTTTATTTAAAGGGCCATTCTTTAATGAATTCACAATTAAACTAACAAAACCTGTTTCTGAAGTAAATCAAGAATTGTTAAAATACGGAATTATCGGTGGCTATGATTTAAGTTCAGCTTATCCTAATTTGAAAAATGCGATGCTAATTGCTGTTACGGAAATGAATACAAAGGAACAAATCGATGAACTTGCTGCTAGACTGGAGGGATTATTATGAGAAAGAAAAAAGCCCTCGTTTTTGAATTAAGCCAACCAGGCAGAGTTTCATATAGTTTACCTGAACTCGACGTTCCAGAAGTAGCGATTGATCAACTTATCCCTAAGGAAATAATCAGGGAAAACCCTCCTGAATTCCCTGAATTGTCTGAATTGGACCTTATGCGCCATTATACTGAATTATCACATCGAAATCATGGAGTCGATTCAGGGTTTTATCCTTTAGGATCTTGTACAATGAAATATAATCCCAAAATAAACGAGGATGTAGCTCGTTATCCTGGATTTGCTCATATACATCCCTATCAACCAGTAGAAATGGTCCAAGGAGCTTTGGAGATGATGTATAATCTTCAAGAAATGCTTCAGAAGATTACAGGCATGGATAAAGTTACATTACAGCCTGCAGCTGGTGCACATGGTGAATGGACGGGCTTAATGTTGATCCGCGCTTATCATGAAAGCCGTGGTGATTTTCAACGGAAAAAAGTGATTGTTCCTGATTCAGCACATGGGACCAACCCAGCATCCGCAACTGTAGCCGGATTTGAGACCATTACAGTAAAGTCCAACGCTCAAGGCAATGTAGATATTGAGGAGTTAAAGAAGGTTGTGGGAAACGATACAGCTGCTTTAATGTTAACCAATCCCAACACCCTCGGATTATTTGAAAAAGATATTGTAGAGATTGACAAGATTGTTCATGATGCTGGAGGACTTCTTTATTATGATGGAGCTAACGCAAACGCTATCCTAGGTTATGCTCGTCCAGGGGATATGGGATTCGATGTGGTTCATCTAAACCTCCATAAAACGTTCTCTACTCCTCATGGTGGTGGCGGTCCAGGTTCAGGTCCAGTTGGGGTTAAGAAGATTCTAGAACCGTTCTTGCCAAAACCATTGGTTGCAAAAGAAGGGGATCAATACTATCTCGATTATGACATACCTCAATCCATAGGTAGAGTGAAGGCGTTTTATGGTAATTTTGGTGTTCTTGTACGTGCGTATACCTATATTCGAACAATGGGCCCGGATGGTTTAAAAGCGGTGTCTGAGAATGCAGTCCTCAATGCGAACTATATGATGAGAAGACTCCAAGATTACTACGATTTACCATTTAAACAGCATTGCAAACATGAATTTGTATTATCTGGTAAAAGACAAAAGAAACTTGGAGTACGTACATTAGATATTGCCAAACGTTTATTAGATTTTGGTTTTCATCCACCGACGATCTATTTCCCGCTAATTGTTGAAGAATGCCTAATGATAGAACCAACCGAAACGGAAAGTAAAGAAACCTTAGATCGATTTATCGATGTACTCATTCAAATTGCACATGAAGCAGAAAATGAACCAGAAAAAGTTTTAGAAGCACCTCATAACACCGTTGTAGGTCGTTTGGATGAAGCAACTGCTGCAAGAAACCCAATTCTACGATATAAGAAATAAAAAAATTCATCAGAAAAAGGTCACTGTGATTGATACAGTGGCCTTTTTAAATGAGTAAACTTTA from Tepidibacillus fermentans includes:
- the gcvPB gene encoding aminomethyl-transferring glycine dehydrogenase subunit GcvPB gives rise to the protein MRKKKALVFELSQPGRVSYSLPELDVPEVAIDQLIPKEIIRENPPEFPELSELDLMRHYTELSHRNHGVDSGFYPLGSCTMKYNPKINEDVARYPGFAHIHPYQPVEMVQGALEMMYNLQEMLQKITGMDKVTLQPAAGAHGEWTGLMLIRAYHESRGDFQRKKVIVPDSAHGTNPASATVAGFETITVKSNAQGNVDIEELKKVVGNDTAALMLTNPNTLGLFEKDIVEIDKIVHDAGGLLYYDGANANAILGYARPGDMGFDVVHLNLHKTFSTPHGGGGPGSGPVGVKKILEPFLPKPLVAKEGDQYYLDYDIPQSIGRVKAFYGNFGVLVRAYTYIRTMGPDGLKAVSENAVLNANYMMRRLQDYYDLPFKQHCKHEFVLSGKRQKKLGVRTLDIAKRLLDFGFHPPTIYFPLIVEECLMIEPTETESKETLDRFIDVLIQIAHEAENEPEKVLEAPHNTVVGRLDEATAARNPILRYKK